The following proteins come from a genomic window of Salinivibrio kushneri:
- a CDS encoding isochorismatase family protein — protein sequence MTIPALPTYTMPSIEDFPTNKVSWTFEPAKAAFLIHDMQAYFVSFYERDSALMKTLLDNLVALKQFCKSHGIPVIYTAQPKEQNMADRALLNDMWGPGLNQSPELQQVVAALAPEAGDIVLDKWRYSAFQRSPLEHTLNELGRDQLLIGGIYGHIGCLMTAVDAFMRDIKPFMIGDAIADFSLEEHQMTLKYVAGRAGLVMSTASVIGQVPKAEPHALPDVLTHGGLLARIAKLVDEEEDAFDPDENLIDYGLDSVQIMALITEWRKHGVEVNFVQLAEAPTFNHWWALLEQTQNQVKMEGQV from the coding sequence ATGACTATTCCAGCACTACCGACGTATACCATGCCTTCGATCGAGGACTTTCCAACTAACAAGGTGTCCTGGACGTTTGAGCCCGCGAAAGCGGCGTTTTTAATCCACGATATGCAAGCTTATTTTGTGAGCTTTTACGAGCGCGATAGCGCGCTGATGAAAACGCTGCTCGATAATTTGGTGGCCTTGAAGCAGTTCTGTAAATCTCATGGTATTCCGGTGATCTACACGGCTCAACCTAAAGAGCAGAATATGGCGGACAGAGCGCTACTCAATGATATGTGGGGGCCAGGCCTGAACCAATCGCCAGAGTTGCAACAAGTCGTTGCGGCGTTAGCACCAGAAGCGGGAGATATTGTTCTCGACAAATGGCGTTACTCGGCGTTTCAGCGTTCACCTTTGGAGCATACGCTCAACGAGCTAGGACGTGACCAGTTATTGATTGGGGGGATCTATGGCCATATAGGTTGCCTGATGACCGCGGTGGACGCTTTTATGCGCGACATTAAACCCTTCATGATCGGTGATGCCATTGCTGACTTTTCACTCGAAGAGCATCAAATGACACTCAAGTATGTGGCTGGACGAGCAGGGTTGGTGATGTCAACGGCTTCGGTAATAGGTCAGGTGCCGAAAGCCGAGCCGCACGCGTTGCCTGATGTGCTGACTCACGGTGGTTTGCTTGCCCGCATCGCGAAACTCGTCGACGAGGAGGAGGATGCGTTTGACCCGGATGAGAACCTGATCGATTACGGTTTAGACTCTGTGCAGATCATGGCGTTGATCACCGAATGGCGCAAGCATGGCGTTGAGGTCAACTTTGTCCAATTGGCGGAGGCGCCAACCTTCAATCACTGGTGGGCGTTACTGGAGCAAACGCAAAACCAAGTGAAGATGGAGGGACAAGTATGA
- a CDS encoding (2,3-dihydroxybenzoyl)adenylate synthase, whose protein sequence is MSIGYTSWPPTLAERYRQKGYWTDVPMTDILTRQQQCHANHRALICGERSWTYRQLEQDAERLAASLLQLGVKPGDTALVHLPNVAEFYITFFALMKLGVVPVNALFSHNQYEMTAYAEQIRPTLAIVSSRHHLFTQSAFAQTLSEQVTSLKFCLVDGDAEFGYSLAAAIAGTLTPCHASSNQAQKAVSWPELNASDVAFFQLSGGSTGTPKLIPRTHNDYYYSVRASAEICHLNSDTVYLCALPAPHNYTLSSPGALGVFYAGGTVVLAAEPSPMTCFPLIQSHQITMAALVPSAVTLWLQAAADDRSALSSLKWLQVGGAHLGESLARRIYPELGCQLQQVFGMAEGLVNYTRFDDSEWHILHTQGRPISDDDEIRIVDENGDDVPRGTPGALLTRGPYTFRGYYNSPEHNRAAFDKDGFYRSGDVVVMTEDGYLMVVGRDKDQINRGGEKVAAEEVENQLLAVPEITQAALVAMPDSVMGEKSCAFIVTTNPTLKPLTIRKHLRARGIADYKLPDRIEKVDALPMTPVGKINKKALRQRIANQLTAQPPFQPEKDVLS, encoded by the coding sequence ATGAGTATCGGCTATACCTCATGGCCGCCAACGCTTGCTGAGCGTTACCGCCAGAAAGGCTATTGGACAGATGTGCCGATGACAGACATTTTGACACGTCAACAGCAATGCCATGCCAACCATAGAGCGCTGATATGCGGTGAAAGAAGCTGGACGTACCGTCAACTTGAGCAGGACGCGGAGCGATTAGCTGCCTCGTTGTTACAACTTGGTGTGAAGCCGGGTGATACAGCGTTAGTGCATTTACCTAATGTCGCCGAGTTCTATATTACCTTTTTTGCGCTAATGAAGCTGGGCGTGGTGCCGGTGAATGCATTGTTCAGTCACAACCAGTATGAAATGACTGCTTATGCGGAGCAAATTAGGCCGACGTTGGCGATCGTTTCCTCACGCCACCACTTATTCACCCAAAGTGCGTTTGCGCAAACCTTGAGTGAGCAGGTGACTTCACTCAAGTTCTGCTTGGTTGATGGTGATGCGGAGTTTGGCTATTCGCTCGCCGCCGCCATTGCGGGCACCTTGACGCCGTGTCATGCGTCCAGTAATCAAGCGCAAAAAGCCGTCTCTTGGCCAGAACTGAATGCTTCTGACGTCGCCTTTTTTCAGCTTTCAGGCGGCAGTACGGGCACCCCAAAACTGATCCCCCGAACACACAATGACTACTACTACAGTGTCCGTGCCAGCGCAGAGATTTGTCACTTAAACAGCGATACGGTTTATTTGTGTGCATTGCCTGCCCCCCACAATTACACCTTAAGCTCACCTGGTGCGCTGGGGGTGTTTTACGCTGGGGGGACCGTGGTTTTGGCGGCAGAGCCCAGCCCCATGACCTGTTTTCCATTGATTCAATCTCATCAGATAACCATGGCTGCGTTGGTGCCCTCTGCTGTTACCTTGTGGTTGCAAGCCGCGGCAGATGATCGCTCGGCGCTTAGCAGCTTGAAATGGTTACAGGTTGGTGGTGCACATCTTGGTGAAAGCCTTGCCCGTCGTATTTACCCTGAGTTGGGCTGTCAGCTGCAGCAGGTATTCGGTATGGCCGAAGGCTTGGTGAACTACACACGCTTTGATGACAGCGAGTGGCACATTCTACACACCCAAGGGCGTCCCATCAGCGACGATGATGAAATACGGATCGTTGATGAAAACGGCGACGACGTGCCGAGAGGAACCCCCGGCGCCTTGCTCACGCGCGGGCCATATACCTTCCGGGGTTATTACAACAGCCCAGAACATAATCGCGCCGCATTTGATAAGGACGGGTTTTACCGCTCCGGCGACGTGGTGGTGATGACCGAAGACGGTTACTTGATGGTGGTGGGCCGCGATAAAGACCAGATTAATCGTGGTGGCGAAAAGGTGGCGGCCGAAGAGGTCGAAAACCAGCTGCTGGCGGTGCCGGAAATCACACAGGCCGCGTTAGTTGCTATGCCCGATAGCGTCATGGGGGAGAAAAGTTGCGCATTTATCGTGACGACCAATCCAACGCTAAAACCTCTCACAATCCGAAAACACCTGCGTGCGCGTGGCATCGCTGACTATAAACTTCCCGATCGGATAGAAAAAGTCGATGCCTTGCCCATGACGCCTGTCGGCAAAATTAACAAAAAAGCGTTGCGCCAGCGGATTGCCAATCAACTCACCGCCCAACCACCGTTTCAGCCTGAAAAGGACGTTTTATCATGA
- the dhbA gene encoding 2,3-dihydro-2,3-dihydroxybenzoate dehydrogenase, with the protein MTFSGQFDNKVVWVTGAARGIGYAVAMHFHQLGAQVIGLDNDFGGARKAGAPYPFSTYDVDIANPDQVKAVTQRILSDVPCIDVLANVAGTLRMGKAESLTLDDWHTCLNVNASGAFYLLQQLIPVFKQQRHGAVVTVSSNAAHVPRQHMTAYCASKAALSSLAHCVALELAPYGIRCNLVSPGSTDTQMQRSLWHSEDAEQRTIAGFPEQFKLGIPLGKIAQPEEVANVVVFLASDLASHVTMQDIVVDGGATLNA; encoded by the coding sequence ATGACCTTCAGCGGTCAATTTGATAACAAAGTGGTTTGGGTAACGGGGGCGGCTCGTGGCATCGGGTACGCAGTGGCCATGCACTTCCACCAACTGGGTGCTCAGGTAATTGGTTTGGATAATGACTTTGGTGGCGCACGCAAGGCGGGCGCGCCATACCCATTTTCAACCTATGATGTGGACATTGCGAATCCAGACCAGGTTAAAGCGGTAACGCAGCGTATTTTATCGGATGTGCCATGTATCGATGTACTCGCCAATGTGGCGGGTACATTACGCATGGGAAAAGCCGAGTCGCTGACGCTAGACGATTGGCACACCTGCCTTAATGTGAATGCGTCCGGCGCTTTCTACTTATTACAACAGCTGATCCCTGTATTTAAGCAGCAACGTCATGGTGCCGTGGTGACGGTCAGCTCGAATGCCGCCCATGTTCCGCGTCAACATATGACAGCCTACTGTGCGTCTAAAGCCGCACTGAGCAGCCTCGCTCACTGTGTTGCGCTAGAGCTTGCCCCTTATGGCATACGCTGCAATTTGGTATCGCCGGGCTCGACGGATACGCAGATGCAGCGCTCACTGTGGCACAGCGAAGATGCCGAGCAGCGCACCATTGCAGGGTTTCCTGAGCAATTCAAACTGGGCATTCCACTAGGAAAGATCGCCCAACCAGAAGAAGTCGCGAACGTCGTCGTGTTTTTAGCATCAGATTTGGCCAGCCATGTGACGATGCAGGACATCGTGGTGGATGGCGGTGCCACTCTTAACGCGTAA
- a CDS encoding isochorismate synthase: MQHTQRERLGLTPVFSPNSDLFFSSEYKTVSGKGISQTITTPAINGDQRQSAFQQKIQQAFADEKAKGVENPILMGSIPFDVSEPSCLYMPESVEVTEHNVTMRESNGLLAREPLQILAKRSEPDESVFKHAVTQAVKKFQCTELEKAVLSRVLNLELSDAISADDVLARLIKQNPTGFHFAIPQSDQSVLLGASPELLIRQQGTSILSNPLAGSAKRQGNTEADRQVSDALLKSVKDRYEHRLVIEEIAQQLTPYCRDLDVPDGPSLISTPTMWHLSTRIEGQLNSLVDENGKPLNYNVLQLACLLHPTPAVCGFPFTLSRDAINELEVYERGMFTGMVGWCDSHGNGEWAVTIRCGKVRENSVRLFAGAGIVDASCPQAEWAETEAKLGTMLNAFGLGEKGAA, translated from the coding sequence ATGCAACATACCCAACGTGAGAGGCTAGGATTGACGCCTGTGTTCTCACCCAACAGCGATCTATTTTTCTCATCGGAATATAAAACGGTCAGTGGAAAGGGAATTAGCCAAACAATTACTACACCCGCTATCAATGGTGACCAACGCCAGAGCGCGTTCCAGCAAAAAATACAACAAGCATTTGCAGACGAAAAAGCCAAAGGTGTTGAAAACCCGATTTTAATGGGGTCGATTCCGTTTGATGTATCCGAACCGTCTTGCCTCTATATGCCTGAATCTGTCGAGGTCACGGAGCACAATGTGACCATGCGCGAATCCAATGGCTTACTCGCACGTGAGCCTTTGCAGATATTGGCTAAGCGCAGCGAACCGGACGAGTCGGTATTCAAGCATGCGGTGACTCAGGCAGTAAAAAAGTTTCAGTGCACTGAATTAGAAAAAGCTGTGTTATCTCGGGTACTGAACCTGGAGTTAAGTGACGCCATCTCCGCTGACGATGTACTTGCCCGTTTGATCAAACAAAACCCCACAGGGTTTCATTTTGCTATTCCACAATCTGACCAATCCGTTTTACTTGGCGCGAGCCCTGAGCTTCTGATCCGCCAGCAAGGGACGTCTATTTTGTCGAATCCACTCGCTGGCTCAGCAAAGCGTCAAGGCAATACGGAGGCCGATCGACAGGTGAGTGATGCACTGCTTAAATCGGTGAAAGACAGATATGAACACCGTCTGGTCATTGAAGAAATCGCTCAACAACTCACCCCTTATTGTCGCGATCTAGACGTTCCTGATGGCCCATCACTGATTTCTACTCCGACTATGTGGCACCTCTCGACACGCATTGAAGGGCAGCTCAATAGTTTGGTCGATGAAAACGGTAAGCCGTTGAACTACAACGTCCTGCAGTTAGCGTGCTTACTACACCCAACTCCGGCTGTCTGTGGTTTTCCCTTCACGTTATCTCGTGATGCGATCAACGAGCTGGAAGTCTACGAACGTGGCATGTTCACCGGCATGGTGGGTTGGTGTGATTCTCATGGGAATGGCGAGTGGGCGGTCACGATCCGTTGTGGAAAGGTACGTGAGAACTCTGTTCGTTTATTTGCAGGGGCAGGGATTGTCGATGCTTCTTGTCCGCAGGCGGAATGGGCGGAAACCGAAGCCAAGCTCGGTACGATGCTCAATGCGTTTGGATTAGGCGAAAAGGGGGCTGCATGA
- a CDS encoding amino acid adenylation domain-containing protein, which translates to MTPLNTAQHGLWLGHTLNEDKALFNTAECIVFDGKVDADLLARAARQAVAESECLSCYYRSENEQPYRVATSEPVRFERVYLAPSTEDETELATVRRWAAEDMTEAFDLDCQLACRFALLHGKHQDYLYHCVHHIALDGFGTTLVFQRIAEIYSQLMEGKAPTPSPFGAFQAVLEEDQQRRESGAYDKARQFWLDTLAGNVAPSSYRTDVAPISAQFHRESCTFNDTLWQQCQRLAEHHQLTWVDLFLAALCTHLRHYSDNEQVVLGMMVMNRLGSKSLTVPCMQMNIVPLVVDVVADDDLLDVARKVAAHKKKMRRFQHYRYEDLRRDLNRVGGGQRLFGALVNIMPFDHPLHYGNVAASTLNLSAGPVEDLTIELHSKSEGLPEVDIDANPAVYDQDELVELQQELMSLLTHWLASPTQSTSRVLASLHAQARHDALISGESDALTDTPVESVLSQIRRHAAQRPDAIAVEQDGVALTYENLVNKADTIASALRAQGVQSGERVGVALSRSLPCITTVLGVMFSGAVYVPLDPEQPIERQHLIVNQAAIDTLITEAQYQHTLSALPVTVQLAGRLHREPVTLPDTSASDLAYIMFTSGSTGQPKGVTISHSAMNHFVAAAAKRYDINGTDRVLQFAPFHFDASIEEIFVTLGQGATLVLRTDAMLESMASFSDALTAAQITVLDLPTAFWNEWVVSLRAGTATLPSTLKGVIIGGEAVYPEPLIQWKTAVEEAGLTNCIRLFNTYGPTETTVVATCSELQDVDGRHGQLPIGLPLSGIDVLVLDDQLRPTTTGELVILGDTLADGYLGQAHPAFIRLLVGEVERRAYRTGDRVTLIDGQLIYLGRIDNEFKISGYRIQPGEVESHLLALDGVEEACVQGMVFDNGLRRLVAFVAGKGGENESALTIKTALQANLPPAMIPTDFRFFPSLPKTLNNKIDRNLLLTSYEGDRAETVLASETESRVGAIWQQILGVGLIESQDNFFELGGQSLQTIQIVNRLGAEFGVSIKVSDVFDRPVLSEFCRYLDDLQQQSEDEVEMVW; encoded by the coding sequence ATGACACCGCTAAATACGGCTCAACACGGGTTGTGGCTAGGGCACACTCTTAATGAAGATAAGGCGCTGTTCAACACGGCTGAGTGCATCGTCTTTGACGGAAAAGTCGATGCCGATCTATTGGCGCGCGCTGCACGGCAAGCCGTGGCAGAGAGTGAATGCTTGTCTTGTTACTATCGCAGTGAAAATGAACAACCTTATCGGGTTGCTACGTCTGAACCTGTGAGGTTTGAACGCGTTTATCTTGCCCCCTCTACCGAGGATGAAACTGAGCTGGCAACAGTACGTCGCTGGGCCGCCGAAGATATGACGGAAGCGTTTGACCTTGACTGTCAACTGGCGTGTCGGTTTGCGCTGCTGCATGGGAAACATCAAGACTATCTTTATCATTGTGTTCACCATATTGCGCTCGATGGCTTTGGGACGACACTGGTATTCCAACGTATCGCTGAGATTTATTCACAGTTGATGGAGGGGAAAGCACCCACGCCATCGCCTTTCGGTGCGTTTCAGGCTGTGTTGGAGGAAGACCAGCAACGCCGAGAGTCGGGCGCGTATGACAAAGCCCGTCAGTTTTGGCTCGACACCCTTGCTGGAAATGTGGCGCCGTCTTCTTACCGCACCGATGTCGCGCCGATCTCTGCTCAGTTTCATCGAGAGAGTTGTACGTTCAATGACACGTTATGGCAGCAATGCCAGCGTCTTGCGGAACATCATCAATTAACTTGGGTGGATCTGTTCCTCGCCGCCCTTTGTACGCACCTGCGTCACTACAGCGACAACGAACAGGTTGTATTGGGCATGATGGTCATGAACCGTCTCGGCTCCAAATCGTTGACGGTTCCTTGTATGCAAATGAACATCGTACCGCTGGTGGTCGATGTCGTTGCTGACGATGATTTGCTAGACGTTGCCAGAAAGGTTGCGGCGCACAAAAAGAAGATGCGTCGCTTTCAGCACTATCGCTACGAAGACCTTCGTCGCGACTTGAATCGGGTCGGTGGCGGTCAGCGGTTGTTTGGTGCCTTAGTGAATATCATGCCGTTCGATCATCCTTTGCATTATGGCAACGTAGCGGCTAGCACGCTGAATCTAAGTGCTGGGCCAGTAGAAGATCTGACGATTGAATTGCACAGTAAGTCAGAAGGCTTGCCAGAGGTAGATATCGATGCCAACCCTGCAGTGTATGACCAAGATGAGCTCGTCGAGTTGCAACAAGAGTTGATGAGCTTACTGACACACTGGCTTGCATCGCCGACACAAAGTACGAGCCGTGTACTGGCAAGCTTACATGCGCAGGCGCGGCACGATGCTCTTATCTCAGGAGAAAGCGACGCGCTAACTGACACGCCCGTGGAGTCTGTACTGAGTCAGATTCGTCGTCATGCAGCGCAGCGGCCAGATGCCATCGCCGTGGAGCAGGATGGGGTAGCGTTGACCTATGAGAACCTGGTCAACAAGGCAGACACGATCGCCAGCGCTTTACGGGCACAAGGTGTGCAGTCCGGAGAGCGAGTTGGAGTGGCACTAAGCCGCTCTCTACCGTGCATCACCACGGTGTTAGGGGTGATGTTCAGTGGTGCTGTATACGTGCCGCTCGATCCGGAGCAGCCGATCGAACGTCAGCATTTGATTGTCAATCAAGCGGCGATAGATACGCTGATTACCGAAGCGCAGTATCAACACACCCTCTCGGCCTTGCCTGTTACTGTCCAACTGGCGGGGCGTCTGCATCGCGAACCTGTCACGTTGCCGGACACCTCTGCCTCAGATCTGGCTTATATCATGTTCACGTCTGGTTCGACGGGGCAGCCGAAAGGGGTGACGATTAGCCATTCGGCGATGAACCATTTCGTCGCGGCGGCAGCCAAGCGCTATGACATCAACGGGACCGATCGCGTGCTGCAGTTTGCGCCTTTCCACTTTGATGCCAGTATCGAAGAAATCTTCGTGACATTGGGACAAGGCGCCACACTTGTGCTTCGAACCGATGCCATGCTTGAGTCAATGGCAAGCTTTTCTGATGCGCTAACCGCCGCGCAGATCACTGTGCTGGATTTGCCAACAGCGTTCTGGAATGAGTGGGTGGTGAGTCTACGCGCAGGTACTGCGACATTACCGAGTACGTTGAAAGGCGTGATCATCGGTGGTGAAGCGGTTTATCCCGAGCCGTTAATCCAGTGGAAGACAGCCGTTGAAGAGGCTGGGCTGACTAACTGCATTCGTTTGTTTAATACCTACGGTCCGACAGAAACGACCGTGGTTGCAACGTGCAGCGAGTTGCAAGACGTTGATGGTCGTCATGGTCAATTACCTATCGGTCTGCCTTTGTCCGGCATCGACGTATTGGTGCTTGATGATCAGTTGCGCCCGACAACCACAGGCGAGCTGGTGATCCTAGGCGATACACTCGCTGATGGCTACCTCGGCCAGGCGCACCCTGCTTTTATTCGCTTACTCGTGGGCGAGGTAGAGCGCCGTGCATACCGTACCGGTGATCGAGTGACACTCATCGATGGCCAGCTGATTTACCTAGGCCGTATTGATAATGAGTTCAAAATCAGTGGCTACCGTATACAGCCGGGCGAAGTTGAATCCCACCTCCTTGCGCTTGATGGTGTGGAAGAAGCCTGTGTACAGGGCATGGTATTTGATAATGGTCTCCGTCGTTTGGTGGCATTTGTCGCTGGGAAGGGGGGTGAGAATGAAAGTGCGCTGACTATCAAAACCGCGCTGCAGGCAAACCTTCCGCCGGCAATGATCCCAACGGATTTTCGTTTCTTTCCCAGCTTGCCGAAAACACTCAACAACAAAATTGATCGCAACCTGTTACTGACCAGTTATGAGGGAGACCGTGCAGAAACCGTGTTAGCGAGTGAGACCGAAAGCCGAGTTGGGGCGATTTGGCAGCAGATCTTAGGGGTTGGCCTGATTGAGTCGCAGGATAACTTTTTCGAGTTAGGTGGACAGTCGCTACAGACCATTCAAATAGTTAACCGCCTAGGCGCCGAGTTTGGTGTCAGTATCAAGGTATCAGACGTGTTTGACCGCCCAGTTCTCAGTGAATTTTGTCGCTATCTCGACGACCTACAGCAACAAAGTGAAGACGAAGTGGAGATGGTGTGGTGA